One window of Treponema denticola genomic DNA carries:
- a CDS encoding adenylate/guanylate cyclase domain-containing protein, translating to MIKALDNFLNRIKKIYVHPNTVRIASLVILAELMILPFSMSKMDLFNTSQKAVNLFPMTVLFSNFIQRGLNSFYIISLLLFLLPIAFIIIFISIFQTKISSKIVYFSALLPISLYLAGSISGMNLFANTPRWFYSLSPLTYFAFFTAIIFHVFLIAHGIISIKRQNESYMEYKRLLKEEEEQKKLLNKRIIDKLKKQKGKALKNTSKSMQEDAFSVDKLLKQSINKFKNRNRRSHIKIKITIVILFTILVILSTFIYTDLRNYNMLLTQNVNTTGKSQAEQVAAIYSFSDGLHAKINAFLEGIRKTNLSSPFPFQRVDIITTNNKQPVFLEEIDESTELPFFDVFSYTTATGRVRLISDEEKTINPEEAALYIKHFKNAATVSTPIYNEKKGTCLYIYPVTFPRKEGQRLVGFSVVTYLKEILDRPYFQAKVFVFSISAMFFYASIIIVLFLADFIANPIIFLCGNIRKTANILRRMIASNAAIEPQRLIFEENIKTRDEIKTLSIELKNIISLIRGILPYVSFHTIQNAEKNLSSKSTTRDLCFLFTDIRGFTSMCENMQPKDVIAILNRYLDIETKIIFENGGDVDKYVGDEIMAFFSGPKKEINACKAAMEIRKAMRREQKAALKEGSALVSIGIGINSGPVVFGPVGSKTRKDFTSIGDTVNLAARLEGANKEYGSKSIISEEVYKNLSKDFICRELDFVAVKGKTEAVRIYEILQPTEKLTTEKLYDIKKLFEAGLAYYRKRKWKQAEKYFSECAEKYNDTPSKVFLRRVTHYQVSPPKPRWNGVFVMNVK from the coding sequence ATGATAAAGGCTCTAGATAACTTCCTTAACCGGATAAAAAAAATTTATGTTCATCCTAACACGGTCAGAATAGCTTCTCTTGTAATTCTTGCAGAACTTATGATTTTACCGTTTAGTATGTCTAAAATGGACTTGTTTAATACCTCGCAGAAAGCGGTAAATCTTTTCCCGATGACGGTATTATTTTCAAACTTTATACAAAGAGGGTTAAATTCTTTTTACATAATCAGCCTCTTGCTGTTTTTACTGCCTATAGCATTTATAATCATCTTTATATCTATTTTTCAAACAAAAATATCCTCGAAGATTGTTTATTTTTCGGCCCTATTGCCTATAAGCCTTTATCTTGCAGGCTCAATTTCCGGCATGAATTTATTTGCAAACACCCCCAGATGGTTTTATTCTCTAAGCCCGCTTACATATTTTGCTTTTTTTACAGCCATTATCTTTCATGTTTTCTTGATAGCACACGGTATAATTTCCATAAAAAGACAAAATGAATCCTATATGGAATATAAGCGCTTGTTAAAAGAAGAGGAAGAGCAGAAAAAACTGTTAAACAAGCGAATAATAGACAAATTAAAAAAACAAAAAGGAAAAGCACTAAAAAATACTTCCAAATCCATGCAGGAAGATGCTTTTTCTGTAGACAAACTATTAAAACAATCTATAAACAAGTTCAAAAACAGAAATAGAAGATCTCACATAAAAATAAAAATTACAATAGTTATTCTTTTTACAATATTGGTGATTCTTTCAACATTTATTTACACAGATTTAAGAAACTATAATATGCTTCTCACCCAAAATGTTAATACAACAGGAAAAAGTCAGGCCGAACAGGTTGCGGCCATATACAGCTTTTCGGACGGACTTCATGCGAAAATCAACGCCTTCCTCGAAGGAATAAGAAAGACCAATCTGTCTTCGCCCTTCCCCTTCCAAAGAGTTGATATAATAACCACAAACAATAAACAGCCTGTTTTTCTTGAAGAAATCGATGAATCTACCGAGCTGCCTTTTTTTGACGTATTTTCTTACACTACAGCCACAGGACGAGTACGGCTTATCTCTGATGAAGAAAAAACCATCAACCCTGAGGAAGCGGCCCTTTATATAAAACATTTCAAAAATGCAGCCACAGTCAGTACCCCTATTTACAACGAAAAAAAAGGAACCTGTCTTTATATTTATCCTGTAACCTTTCCCCGTAAAGAGGGACAGAGACTTGTAGGCTTTTCCGTTGTTACATATCTTAAAGAAATTTTAGACCGGCCTTATTTTCAGGCAAAGGTATTTGTGTTTTCAATTTCGGCCATGTTTTTCTATGCCTCTATAATCATCGTTCTTTTCTTGGCAGACTTTATTGCAAATCCGATTATTTTCTTATGCGGAAATATACGAAAAACCGCAAACATTTTACGCAGAATGATTGCGAGTAATGCGGCAATTGAACCGCAGCGGCTTATTTTTGAAGAAAACATCAAAACTCGCGACGAAATAAAAACTCTTTCGATAGAGTTGAAAAATATTATTTCGCTCATCCGCGGAATTTTACCATATGTGTCTTTTCATACTATTCAAAACGCCGAAAAAAATCTTTCAAGTAAAAGTACTACCAGAGATCTATGCTTTTTGTTTACCGATATACGCGGTTTTACAAGCATGTGCGAAAATATGCAGCCTAAAGATGTAATTGCGATTTTAAACCGCTACCTCGATATTGAAACAAAAATAATCTTCGAGAACGGAGGAGATGTAGATAAGTATGTCGGCGATGAAATTATGGCTTTTTTCTCAGGGCCTAAAAAAGAAATCAATGCATGTAAGGCCGCTATGGAAATACGCAAAGCCATGAGGAGGGAACAGAAGGCGGCATTAAAAGAAGGCTCTGCTTTAGTTTCAATAGGAATAGGTATTAATTCAGGGCCCGTAGTATTCGGCCCCGTCGGTTCCAAAACGCGTAAAGATTTTACATCAATAGGAGACACTGTAAACCTTGCGGCACGTCTTGAAGGTGCAAACAAAGAATACGGTTCAAAGTCGATTATATCGGAAGAAGTTTATAAAAATTTAAGCAAAGATTTTATTTGCAGAGAACTCGACTTTGTTGCAGTTAAGGGAAAAACGGAAGCCGTCCGTATTTATGAAATCCTTCAACCAACCGAAAAACTTACAACCGAAAAACTTTATGATATAAAAAAATTATTTGAAGCAGGGCTCGCCTATTACAGAAAAAGAAAATGGAAGCAGGCCGAAAAGTATTTTTCAGAATGTGCGGAAAAATATAATGATACTCCCTCCAAGGTCTTTTTAAGAAGAGTTACCCACTATCAAGTTTCCCCGCCGAAACCAAGATGGAATGGCGTTTTTGTGATGAATGTAAAATAA
- a CDS encoding Rpn family recombination-promoting nuclease/putative transposase: MQKLFKITLRNDYAFKRVFGAEENKDVLQDLLECILDIPPENIAGLELLDKEFHKELLSEKLGILDIKLRLKDGTFVDIEIQNSWHFDFPERTLYYWSKMYNEAIKQGQDYTNLPKCITINLIGKGFDKNKRLHNKYLVLEKDTKEPLASKLEIHILNLEKARLLKEGQCKDNKAKRLLNWLKFIETDDREVRKMLEQESPTMKKANAAISVMEMSPRDKWLYDSRMKYEHDRASCISEGYRQGIDKGAYQAKLETAKNLLEMGFSTDSIIKATGLNLNEIEKL, encoded by the coding sequence ATGCAAAAACTATTTAAAATCACTCTCCGCAACGACTACGCCTTTAAGCGAGTCTTCGGAGCGGAAGAAAACAAAGACGTACTACAGGACTTACTGGAATGTATACTGGATATTCCGCCTGAGAATATCGCAGGTTTGGAACTTCTGGATAAGGAGTTTCATAAAGAACTTTTAAGTGAAAAGCTAGGTATCTTGGATATCAAGTTAAGGCTAAAAGACGGAACCTTTGTCGACATTGAAATTCAAAACAGTTGGCATTTTGATTTTCCTGAAAGAACCTTATATTATTGGTCTAAAATGTACAATGAAGCCATAAAACAAGGTCAAGACTATACAAATCTCCCAAAATGTATTACAATAAATTTGATAGGAAAAGGCTTTGATAAAAATAAGCGTTTGCACAACAAATATCTTGTTCTGGAAAAAGATACAAAAGAGCCTTTAGCTTCAAAACTTGAGATTCATATATTAAACCTTGAAAAGGCAAGGCTCTTAAAAGAAGGACAATGTAAAGATAATAAAGCTAAACGCTTATTAAATTGGCTTAAATTTATAGAAACTGATGACAGGGAGGTAAGAAAAATGTTAGAACAAGAATCTCCGACGATGAAAAAAGCAAATGCCGCTATTTCTGTAATGGAAATGAGTCCTAGAGATAAATGGCTTTATGATTCCCGTATGAAATATGAACATGACAGGGCTTCATGTATAAGCGAAGGTTATCGACAGGGTATTGATAAAGGAGCCTACCAAGCCAAACTTGAAACGGCAAAAAACTTGCTTGAAATGGGCTTTAGCACGGATTCCATTATAAAGGCTACCGGTTTAAACCTTAACGAAATTGAGAAACTATAA
- a CDS encoding major outer sheath protein Msp has product MKKILSILMILVLVSGVAFAQLTPQVTASATVNWGIDLGSGSKATPQHGFENKFAAKVVVPLYMDKLNSKTEGDVHMNFDIDLNLAYRFYGAKSNSTSPYVPWKSDAELALWRKTLSGMSASVHFFGGYMNILGRPDFSTNFAKIWTAITDDGSEERPETSGDITGFGTKLGYKNDDLAGTGLKFDAGLKFGSNGSWKAKGKDAVPGKKIHKKVTFAKGYKLKADDVAKQVYKSIKKVIDGNFVWEMDEASGVKSLGGTAGHETTWVAGYEITAADAEKVFFEKDATFDGAEPAKDPAANKYAIGFDLSLGYDKWVTFDFGINATFDPIKDFGEAGVDSYDGKSPSPSNVEKAYIGTGFKLGSKPVEGLALNFGMDTLMNVGKDSKPAFDIVFDASYKWVKAGVYYGNELSNYAGKDKNGKAIGDMAAMLAFSSKDSGDTNFLEGLAFGVDFRLNHMLTAISDADKKNSKILPMGLKSWVSYKRNITDSMWIKPYTTVWAESNHTSYADGTVSSKNYFGVVYEVGTTFSPMEKVEIDAKWSHGKTEDNKYEGPGMIKTPANYKNHNGTFVIGVKVKY; this is encoded by the coding sequence ATGAAAAAAATTCTGTCAATTTTGATGATTTTGGTTCTTGTAAGCGGAGTTGCTTTTGCTCAGCTTACACCTCAAGTTACAGCAAGTGCTACTGTAAACTGGGGAATTGATTTAGGTTCAGGTTCTAAGGCAACACCCCAACACGGTTTTGAAAACAAATTTGCTGCTAAGGTTGTTGTTCCCCTGTATATGGATAAACTAAACTCAAAAACCGAAGGCGATGTTCACATGAACTTTGATATTGACCTGAATTTGGCTTATAGGTTTTATGGGGCCAAGTCTAATAGTACTTCGCCTTATGTACCCTGGAAGTCAGATGCAGAACTTGCACTTTGGAGAAAAACTTTAAGCGGTATGTCTGCTTCTGTGCACTTCTTCGGCGGTTATATGAATATTTTAGGTCGACCGGATTTTTCTACCAATTTTGCTAAGATCTGGACTGCAATTACCGATGACGGATCTGAAGAGAGACCTGAAACCTCAGGCGATATTACAGGTTTTGGTACAAAGCTTGGATACAAAAATGATGACCTTGCAGGAACCGGTCTTAAATTTGATGCCGGTTTAAAATTCGGATCAAACGGCTCATGGAAAGCTAAAGGAAAAGATGCTGTTCCAGGTAAAAAGATTCATAAGAAAGTAACATTTGCAAAAGGCTATAAATTAAAAGCTGATGATGTTGCTAAACAGGTATATAAGTCTATTAAAAAGGTTATTGACGGTAATTTTGTTTGGGAAATGGATGAAGCATCTGGTGTTAAGTCTCTTGGTGGTACTGCTGGTCATGAGACAACATGGGTCGCTGGTTATGAGATTACTGCTGCTGATGCTGAAAAAGTTTTCTTTGAGAAAGATGCTACTTTTGATGGTGCTGAACCTGCCAAAGATCCTGCCGCAAACAAATATGCTATCGGTTTTGATTTAAGCTTAGGTTATGATAAATGGGTAACTTTCGACTTCGGTATCAATGCTACATTTGATCCTATAAAAGATTTCGGTGAAGCCGGTGTAGATTCCTATGATGGTAAATCTCCATCTCCGTCAAATGTTGAAAAGGCTTATATCGGTACAGGCTTTAAACTCGGTTCAAAACCTGTTGAAGGGCTTGCTTTAAACTTTGGTATGGATACTTTGATGAATGTAGGTAAGGATTCAAAACCCGCTTTTGATATTGTTTTTGATGCTTCCTATAAGTGGGTAAAAGCCGGTGTTTACTACGGCAATGAATTGTCCAACTATGCCGGAAAGGACAAAAACGGTAAAGCTATCGGTGATATGGCTGCCATGCTCGCATTCAGCTCAAAAGATTCCGGTGACACGAATTTCCTTGAAGGTTTGGCATTCGGCGTTGATTTCAGACTTAACCATATGTTGACTGCTATCAGCGATGCTGATAAAAAGAATTCAAAGATTCTACCTATGGGTCTCAAGTCTTGGGTAAGCTATAAACGCAATATTACCGATTCAATGTGGATTAAGCCCTATACAACAGTTTGGGCAGAATCCAACCATACCAGCTATGCTGACGGTACTGTATCAAGCAAAAACTACTTTGGTGTTGTTTATGAAGTCGGCACTACTTTCTCTCCAATGGAAAAAGTTGAAATTGATGCCAAGTGGTCACATGGTAAGACTGAAGATAATAAGTATGAAGGTCCCGGTATGATTAAAACTCCTGCAAACTATAAAAATCACAACGGTACTTTTGTAATCGGTGTTAAAGTTAAATACTAA
- a CDS encoding ATP-binding protein, producing the protein MDIDLSRKIPIGVQSFEVMRNDKFLYVDKTPFLFKLAHSNRVYFLSRPRRFGKSLFLSTLKNYFLGQKELFKGLYLEKAEEKRAEIEKTDAWIEYPVLYMDFNVGRYDLEGALAESLDYFLKKQEKIYGLKNEGDSFGKRFQSLIETAYNKTGRQVVILVDEYDKPLLQTMGVNEALNEEYRNTLKAFYSVIKTCDQYIRFAFLTGVTKFSKVSIFSDLNNLQDISMLNDYAEICGLTQAEIEKTFKPEIERLAKNTKNSYDKMLEELKKRYDGYKFSILGESVYNPFSILNTFNSGELKNYWFATGTPTFLVNYLKDAYYNIPDLDGKVELDESMLNEYRADAKAPIPILFQSGYLTIKEYIEEVNMYRLGFPNDEVRYGFLKNLFPSYSSLRPDETGVSIWKFVEDIRAGNVDSFMERMQAIIAGVPYDNLPKDKLKLREQNYQTAVYLIFKLMGQFIETEIHCAKGRADCIVHTKDSIYIFEFKLMSAGTPEDAIAQIKEKGYASQFKAEGKKIILIGSSFDEEERTIGEWKMEEVNI; encoded by the coding sequence ATGGATATTGATTTATCACGAAAGATACCGATAGGGGTACAAAGTTTTGAGGTAATGCGTAACGATAAATTTCTCTATGTCGATAAAACACCTTTTTTATTTAAACTTGCTCATTCCAACCGCGTATATTTTTTAAGCCGCCCCCGCCGCTTTGGCAAGAGTCTTTTTCTCTCTACTCTAAAAAACTACTTTTTAGGCCAAAAAGAGCTTTTTAAGGGCTTATACCTCGAAAAAGCCGAAGAAAAACGAGCCGAAATCGAGAAGACAGACGCTTGGATAGAATATCCTGTTTTATATATGGATTTTAATGTGGGCAGGTATGATTTGGAAGGAGCTTTAGCGGAAAGTTTAGACTACTTTTTAAAAAAGCAAGAAAAAATCTATGGGTTAAAAAATGAAGGCGATTCTTTCGGAAAGCGTTTTCAGTCACTCATAGAAACCGCGTACAACAAAACCGGCCGTCAAGTGGTTATTCTTGTGGATGAGTATGATAAACCCCTTTTACAGACTATGGGTGTAAACGAAGCCTTAAACGAAGAATACCGCAACACCCTCAAGGCCTTTTATTCGGTAATAAAAACCTGCGACCAATATATCCGTTTTGCTTTTTTAACCGGTGTAACGAAGTTCAGTAAAGTAAGTATTTTCAGTGACTTAAACAATCTGCAAGATATAAGTATGCTAAATGATTATGCCGAAATATGCGGACTAACTCAAGCCGAGATAGAAAAAACCTTTAAGCCTGAAATAGAAAGACTTGCAAAGAACACTAAAAACAGCTATGATAAAATGCTTGAAGAATTAAAAAAGCGTTATGACGGCTATAAGTTCAGTATTTTAGGAGAATCGGTCTATAACCCCTTTAGTATATTAAATACTTTTAACTCAGGTGAATTAAAAAACTATTGGTTTGCAACGGGCACACCGACCTTCTTGGTAAACTATTTAAAAGATGCCTACTACAATATTCCCGACTTAGACGGGAAAGTAGAGCTTGATGAGTCCATGCTGAATGAATATAGGGCCGATGCAAAAGCCCCCATACCTATACTTTTTCAATCGGGGTATTTAACGATAAAAGAATACATAGAAGAAGTTAACATGTACCGCTTGGGCTTTCCGAATGATGAAGTGCGGTACGGCTTTTTAAAAAATCTATTCCCGTCATACTCTTCACTTAGGCCTGATGAAACCGGAGTTTCAATATGGAAGTTTGTTGAGGATATAAGAGCCGGGAATGTGGATAGCTTTATGGAAAGGATGCAGGCGATAATAGCCGGTGTTCCTTATGATAATTTACCAAAAGATAAGCTCAAATTGAGGGAGCAAAACTACCAGACGGCAGTGTATTTAATCTTTAAGTTGATGGGACAATTTATAGAAACGGAAATACACTGTGCAAAGGGCAGGGCTGATTGTATAGTGCATACTAAAGATTCCATATACATCTTTGAGTTTAAGCTGATGAGTGCAGGTACACCAGAAGATGCGATAGCCCAAATAAAAGAGAAAGGCTATGCCTCTCAGTTTAAGGCAGAGGGCAAAAAGATAATTCTGATAGGTTCGAGCTTTGATGAAGAGGAGCGGACTATCGGCGAATGGAAGATGGAAGAGGTTAATATATGA
- a CDS encoding 5'-methylthioadenosine/adenosylhomocysteine nucleosidase, producing MKIGIFGAEEQEVKLLKKHLVGEIRKIAGLSFFAGKIMGKDVVLVCSGIGKVNAALCCQILISEFKVDAVINTGAAGGLIEGLKVFDIVVSSEAVQHDVDATAFGYPIGQVPMTKSPFWPADKKLKNLAVKAFKAMQKESDDEHIKTLKLIEGRIASGDTFVSDKKLRTRIIKEFNPACVEMEGAAAAQVCCINKIPFLILRSISDTAGKDEAAKISYEVFSAQAAKDSSLLVLQMLKMF from the coding sequence ATGAAGATAGGAATTTTCGGTGCTGAAGAGCAGGAAGTTAAACTTTTAAAAAAACATTTAGTAGGAGAAATCCGAAAAATTGCCGGTCTTAGTTTTTTTGCAGGCAAGATAATGGGAAAGGATGTTGTTCTTGTGTGCAGCGGAATAGGAAAAGTCAATGCGGCTCTGTGCTGCCAAATTCTTATTTCGGAATTTAAGGTTGATGCCGTAATAAACACCGGGGCGGCCGGAGGGCTGATAGAGGGCTTAAAAGTTTTTGATATTGTTGTATCCTCTGAAGCGGTTCAGCATGATGTAGATGCAACAGCCTTCGGCTATCCTATTGGTCAGGTGCCTATGACAAAGTCTCCTTTTTGGCCTGCCGATAAAAAGCTTAAAAACCTTGCCGTTAAGGCTTTTAAGGCTATGCAAAAAGAAAGTGATGATGAACACATAAAAACACTTAAACTTATCGAAGGCCGTATTGCTTCGGGGGATACCTTTGTTTCGGATAAAAAACTTAGGACAAGGATTATCAAAGAATTTAATCCTGCCTGTGTTGAAATGGAAGGGGCTGCTGCTGCTCAAGTTTGCTGCATAAATAAAATTCCCTTTTTAATTTTGAGGAGTATTTCCGATACGGCCGGAAAGGATGAAGCTGCTAAAATTTCTTATGAGGTTTTTTCGGCACAGGCAGCAAAGGATTCTTCTCTTTTGGTACTGCAAATGCTTAAAATGTTTTAA
- a CDS encoding 3-dehydroquinate synthase, with protein sequence MNSFSFTTVQGKTEVFYCDEPFLPHVGTYGGMYIADSNTVPIAKNAKNFCTDIPLVIIEAGEENKNFTSLEFILKTALDAGLSRNSVFIGVGGGLVCDLAAFAASVYMRGAKCKLVPTSLLAMADAAIGGKTAINFDGYKNMVGTFFKADEVYISPKVLKSLSEAEYLSGMFEIFKMGLLYSKDIYQAFKTQKENILARDEGLCLELVKKAVEAKALVVSRDFDEKNERAFLNFGHTFGHALESVLNFSKVSHGEAVAWGISKAMLLGKKLGLTDSSYADEVCAVIHSYSRIDVPLLYDKEKVLLTMKKDKKNIDAKIRLILQKNICETFIYEASEKDIKDVL encoded by the coding sequence ATGAATAGTTTTAGTTTTACAACGGTTCAAGGGAAAACCGAAGTATTTTACTGCGATGAGCCTTTTTTACCGCATGTCGGCACATACGGCGGGATGTACATCGCCGACTCCAATACTGTTCCTATTGCAAAGAATGCAAAAAATTTCTGTACGGACATTCCCTTGGTTATAATTGAAGCCGGAGAAGAAAATAAGAATTTTACTTCCCTTGAGTTTATTTTAAAAACCGCCCTAGATGCTGGCCTAAGCCGGAACTCTGTTTTTATCGGGGTTGGGGGAGGCCTTGTCTGCGATTTGGCGGCCTTTGCTGCCTCGGTTTATATGAGGGGGGCAAAATGCAAGCTTGTTCCTACCAGTCTTTTAGCTATGGCGGATGCAGCCATCGGCGGAAAAACTGCAATAAATTTTGACGGTTATAAAAACATGGTAGGAACTTTTTTTAAGGCTGATGAAGTTTATATAAGCCCAAAGGTCTTAAAAAGTTTAAGCGAGGCGGAGTATCTTTCAGGAATGTTCGAAATATTTAAGATGGGGCTTTTATATTCAAAAGATATTTATCAGGCCTTTAAAACGCAAAAAGAAAATATATTGGCAAGAGATGAAGGCCTTTGCTTGGAGCTTGTCAAAAAAGCTGTTGAAGCAAAAGCACTGGTTGTAAGCCGCGACTTTGACGAAAAAAATGAAAGAGCTTTTTTAAATTTTGGGCACACCTTTGGCCATGCGCTGGAATCCGTTTTAAATTTTTCAAAAGTTTCGCACGGCGAGGCTGTTGCTTGGGGAATATCAAAAGCAATGCTCTTAGGTAAAAAATTAGGCTTAACAGATTCTTCTTATGCGGATGAAGTTTGCGCCGTTATACATTCTTATAGCCGCATAGATGTTCCGCTCTTATATGATAAGGAGAAGGTTCTTTTAACAATGAAAAAAGATAAAAAAAATATAGATGCTAAAATCCGTTTGATTTTACAAAAAAATATTTGTGAAACTTTTATTTATGAAGCCTCTGAAAAAGACATCAAGGATGTGCTATGA
- a CDS encoding cysteine desulfurase family protein, producing the protein MIYLDWAATALPHEDIITEALKKSFKYFANPSSKHFLGKDVRKVLEDTRSEIAELLNTAPEHIIFTSGGTEGDYIPMLSLLSLPSPCSIAVSGIEHSAVREQAAVMKARGYKVLQIPSDKNGFISADAVLKTIDSDTAFVSVMAVNNETGAIQPIAEIGKALEEYSKGKRRIHFHTDAVQAIGKIPFELSKLSIHSASFSGHKIGAPRGIGFLYLAKNMEAFIRGGGQESGIRPGTENLAGILALSGCLKKYYENLNNYVFHAKELMDFLIEELASIGGLSFIPESRPQLKDKFSPWILQFAVKELTGEVLVRCLSEKGICISTGSACSSKKQTRPVLEAMKIDTKVQQNSARVSIGPLTQKRELETFVKTLKEILIEFR; encoded by the coding sequence ATGATTTATCTAGATTGGGCGGCAACAGCTCTTCCACACGAAGATATAATTACGGAGGCCTTAAAAAAATCTTTTAAATATTTTGCAAACCCTTCTTCAAAACATTTTTTAGGTAAGGATGTTCGAAAAGTTTTGGAAGACACTCGTTCGGAAATTGCAGAACTTTTGAATACGGCTCCTGAGCATATTATTTTTACATCGGGAGGAACCGAGGGGGATTATATTCCTATGCTCTCTCTATTATCCCTGCCGTCTCCCTGTTCGATTGCGGTCAGCGGTATAGAACATTCCGCAGTCAGGGAACAGGCTGCCGTTATGAAGGCCCGCGGTTATAAAGTTTTACAAATCCCTTCGGACAAAAACGGCTTTATAAGTGCCGATGCAGTTTTAAAAACCATAGACTCCGATACGGCCTTTGTTTCGGTGATGGCGGTAAACAACGAAACCGGAGCAATCCAGCCCATCGCCGAAATAGGAAAGGCTCTTGAAGAATATTCTAAGGGAAAACGAAGAATCCATTTTCATACCGATGCTGTCCAAGCTATAGGAAAGATTCCTTTTGAACTTTCAAAACTATCCATCCATTCGGCTTCTTTTAGCGGACACAAAATAGGAGCACCCAGGGGAATCGGTTTTTTGTATCTTGCTAAAAATATGGAGGCCTTTATCCGCGGGGGCGGACAAGAAAGTGGAATAAGGCCCGGAACCGAAAACCTTGCAGGTATTTTAGCTCTGTCCGGCTGTCTTAAAAAATATTATGAAAATTTAAACAATTATGTTTTTCATGCAAAAGAATTGATGGATTTTTTAATTGAAGAACTGGCAAGTATTGGGGGTTTAAGTTTTATCCCTGAATCCCGTCCGCAGTTAAAGGATAAATTTTCACCATGGATTTTACAGTTTGCAGTTAAAGAATTAACCGGAGAAGTCCTTGTCCGCTGCTTGTCTGAAAAGGGCATCTGTATTTCTACAGGTTCTGCATGTTCATCAAAAAAACAAACCCGCCCCGTTTTAGAAGCAATGAAAATTGATACTAAAGTGCAGCAGAATTCAGCGCGGGTTTCAATAGGGCCTTTAACGCAAAAGAGAGAGCTTGAAACTTTTGTTAAAACCCTAAAAGAAATCTTAATAGAATTCCGTTGA